A region of [Bacteroides] pectinophilus DNA encodes the following proteins:
- a CDS encoding ATP-binding protein, with the protein MMGRRLEYEVKTSVRLNMSNPQHVKINDVIQNLDPKIFKSKNQFIIDAIQFYIDNYGKETFVIKKKEKERAEYIRSEDIDDIKEEVIEAATNEARKEVIRLLGGVISGMNVGQPVIMQAANSEAQEPTEDVMDDADVAGLAMGWMSKGD; encoded by the coding sequence ATGATGGGAAGAAGACTTGAATATGAAGTAAAAACTTCTGTCCGCCTCAACATGAGCAATCCTCAGCATGTGAAAATCAATGATGTGATTCAGAACCTTGATCCGAAGATTTTCAAATCTAAGAATCAGTTCATCATAGATGCGATTCAGTTTTACATTGATAATTATGGAAAAGAAACCTTTGTTATCAAGAAGAAGGAAAAAGAGAGGGCTGAATATATCCGGTCAGAAGATATTGATGACATTAAGGAAGAAGTCATTGAAGCAGCAACCAATGAGGCTAGGAAAGAGGTTATAAGGCTGTTAGGCGGAGTGATATCCGGGATGAATGTTGGTCAGCCGGTAATAATGCAGGCAGCCAATAGTGAAGCACAAGAACCCACAGAAGATGTTATGGACGATGCAGATGTTGCAGGACTTGCAATGGGATGGATGTCGAAAGGAGACTGA
- a CDS encoding TIR domain-containing protein, whose amino-acid sequence MEDEVNSTVRDYVDLFEQKLDEEDDIYKGESDGEDLSKLSEDIIWEKLKDRIYDSSVTIVFISPGMREIGIEDKEQWIPWEISYSLKETSRRNKNGESVTSHSNAMIAVVLPDANGSYTYYLEKKNCCDGGCTMHHTNILFTIIKENKFNRIQNANKRTCDSNDTIWSGTCSYIEAVKWNTFINNYKDYVDKAVERQNNIDEYNIRKEV is encoded by the coding sequence TTGGAGGATGAGGTTAATTCAACAGTACGAGACTATGTTGATTTGTTTGAACAAAAATTGGATGAAGAGGACGATATTTATAAGGGTGAAAGTGATGGAGAAGATTTAAGTAAATTGTCCGAGGACATTATTTGGGAAAAATTGAAAGATAGAATCTATGACAGTTCAGTAACAATAGTGTTTATTTCCCCAGGAATGAGAGAAATTGGGATAGAAGATAAGGAACAATGGATTCCTTGGGAAATTTCTTATTCTTTAAAAGAAACATCAAGAAGAAATAAAAATGGAGAATCTGTTACAAGTCATAGTAATGCTATGATTGCAGTTGTTCTTCCTGATGCAAACGGTTCGTATACATATTATTTAGAAAAAAAGAATTGTTGTGATGGTGGATGTACAATGCATCATACAAATATATTATTTACAATAATAAAGGAAAACAAGTTTAATAGAATTCAAAATGCTAATAAACGAACTTGTGATAGCAATGATACTATTTGGTCTGGAACTTGTAGCTACATAGAAGCCGTTAAATGGAATACTTTTATTAATAATTACAAAGACTATGTGGATAAAGCAGTTGAAAGACAAAATAATATAGACGAATATAATATAAGAAAAGAAGTTTGA
- a CDS encoding ParM/StbA family protein — protein MNNKLEVIGIDHGWSMMKTISQVFVTGVKEITTTPALFGDVLEYEGKFYKVGTVRQEVKDTKVEDDSFYLLTLAAVAKELKRRGLAEAKVFLAVGLPLTRFGAEKNDFIKYLTKNKRVSFKYENEPYYIEMDDVAVFPQCYAAVVDKIPTMAKKTLIVDIGSWTIDIMPVINKSPDESKCVTIPKGLITCMRSINEQCVRQLNGEVDESEIQNIMRYGRSDIDDEYFAIIKAEIEDFVDKVYNSIREFGYNLKTTPIVFVGGGAVVMKNFGSHDAKNISYNLDVKANARGYEQLATMGLKSTKRLS, from the coding sequence ATGAATAACAAATTAGAAGTAATCGGCATTGATCATGGATGGTCAATGATGAAAACAATCTCTCAGGTATTTGTCACAGGTGTTAAGGAGATTACAACAACTCCGGCACTTTTCGGCGATGTACTTGAGTATGAAGGAAAGTTCTATAAGGTTGGAACTGTGAGGCAGGAAGTAAAGGATACAAAGGTCGAAGATGACAGCTTTTATCTTCTCACTCTTGCAGCAGTTGCTAAGGAACTTAAAAGAAGAGGTCTTGCAGAGGCAAAGGTATTCCTTGCCGTAGGACTACCACTTACAAGGTTTGGAGCAGAGAAGAATGATTTTATCAAGTACCTGACAAAGAATAAGCGTGTAAGCTTCAAATATGAGAATGAGCCGTATTATATTGAAATGGATGATGTGGCAGTATTCCCTCAGTGTTATGCAGCAGTAGTGGACAAGATTCCTACAATGGCAAAGAAAACGCTGATAGTAGATATCGGTAGCTGGACAATCGACATTATGCCGGTAATCAACAAGTCACCGGATGAATCAAAGTGTGTGACGATACCAAAAGGTCTTATTACCTGTATGCGTTCTATCAATGAACAGTGTGTAAGACAACTTAACGGAGAGGTAGACGAGTCAGAGATACAGAACATCATGCGATATGGCAGGTCAGATATTGATGATGAATACTTTGCCATTATCAAGGCAGAGATAGAGGATTTTGTTGATAAGGTATATAACTCAATTCGTGAGTTTGGGTATAACTTAAAGACTACACCGATTGTATTTGTCGGTGGCGGGGCAGTTGTGATGAAGAATTTTGGTAGCCATGATGCCAAGAACATTTCCTATAACCTTGATGTAAAGGCAAATGCAAGAGGATATGAGCAGCTTGCCACGATGGGGCTTAAAAGCACTAAGCGATTATCATAA
- a CDS encoding helix-turn-helix transcriptional regulator, producing MDNRHSIGSKIQKYRKLKDMTQDELSKQSGIYLSTIKKYESGERNPKPDQLQKIAEALGISVTVFLDYDINTISDVLSLVMKLNEQSPLKISADKDKDGNYIPSSIHMTFEDSQINEAICSYLNCKQQMDLIAYEDNDKAVIEQQKEFYDDKINRLLLFNECIKKIR from the coding sequence ATGGATAATAGACATTCAATTGGAAGTAAAATTCAAAAATATAGAAAATTAAAAGATATGACACAGGACGAATTATCAAAACAGTCCGGTATTTATTTATCTACCATAAAGAAATATGAAAGCGGTGAACGAAATCCAAAACCAGATCAGCTTCAAAAAATAGCAGAAGCTCTTGGCATTAGCGTAACTGTATTTCTTGATTACGATATTAATACTATTAGTGATGTTCTTTCTTTAGTTATGAAGCTTAACGAACAATCTCCATTGAAAATATCTGCTGATAAGGATAAAGATGGCAACTACATCCCCAGCAGCATACACATGACATTTGAAGATTCACAAATAAATGAAGCTATTTGTTCTTATCTAAATTGTAAACAACAGATGGATTTAATTGCCTATGAGGATAATGATAAAGCTGTGATTGAACAGCAAAAAGAATTTTATGATGATAAGATTAACAGATTGCTCTTATTTAACGAATGTATTAAAAAAATCCGCTAA
- a CDS encoding Eco47II family restriction endonuclease, producing the protein MDWKLKFISQENFVKHVEATIDKYGEKLESFDIKRFNKNIIDPIKLIFDKTVYQSTWEEMVGNEIFRQRDKSNNNDIGYFHQTIFQYMKNCHVPENGKEGGWDVIYENADGIQLPEGDVVHKIYVEMKNKHNTMNSASTGKTYMKMQNQLLNDDDCACFLVEAIAQKSQNITWNPTVDGKKISHKRIRRVSIDQFYALVTGEEDAFYQMCMVLPEVIESVVVKGGEVKVPHDTVAEELKKIAEISGEKSENLAMAIAVYMLGFSSYIGFSKLVDEKEDIDENFLNRIYAYARGIGF; encoded by the coding sequence ATGGATTGGAAACTGAAATTTATAAGTCAGGAAAACTTTGTTAAACATGTGGAAGCGACAATTGACAAGTATGGGGAAAAACTGGAATCTTTTGATATTAAGCGGTTTAACAAGAATATTATTGATCCGATTAAGTTGATATTTGATAAAACAGTATATCAGTCAACTTGGGAAGAAATGGTGGGAAACGAGATATTCCGACAAAGGGACAAATCAAATAATAACGATATCGGATATTTCCATCAGACAATATTTCAGTACATGAAAAATTGTCATGTGCCTGAAAATGGTAAAGAAGGCGGATGGGATGTTATCTATGAAAACGCAGATGGAATTCAATTGCCAGAGGGTGATGTAGTACATAAGATTTATGTTGAGATGAAGAATAAACATAATACGATGAATTCTGCATCTACCGGAAAGACATATATGAAAATGCAGAACCAATTATTGAATGATGATGATTGCGCATGCTTTCTGGTAGAGGCGATTGCGCAAAAATCACAAAATATTACTTGGAATCCAACGGTTGATGGTAAGAAGATTTCTCATAAACGTATCAGAAGAGTAAGCATAGATCAATTCTATGCACTTGTAACAGGAGAAGAAGATGCATTTTATCAGATGTGTATGGTACTTCCAGAAGTTATCGAATCTGTAGTTGTAAAGGGTGGAGAGGTTAAAGTTCCACATGATACAGTTGCAGAGGAACTAAAGAAAATAGCGGAAATTTCAGGAGAAAAATCAGAGAATCTTGCAATGGCAATTGCTGTTTATATGCTGGGGTTCAGTTCATATATTGGATTTTCCAAATTAGTGGATGAAAAGGAAGATATTGATGAAAATTTTCTAAATAGAATTTATGCATATGCGAGAGGCATAGGATTTTAG
- a CDS encoding DNA cytosine methyltransferase gives MYTSIELFAGAGGLALGVEKAGFNTLGLIEFDKDAADTLKKNRPNWNVINDDIANISCLDLEKYFSIKKGELDLLSGGAPCQAFSYAGKRLGLEDARGTLFYHYALFLEKLQPKMFLFENVRGLLTHDHGKTYSTMLDIFTRSGYTIDKQVLNAWNYGVPQKRERLITIGIRNDLVGKTEYRFPKAHSYKPVLRDVLLDCPDGPGVPYGEKKRKIFELVPAGGYWRDIDPAIAKEYMKSCWDMEGGRTGILRRMSLDEPSLTVLTSPSQKQTERCHPLEARPFTVRENARCQTFPDDWEFCGNVSAQYKQVGNAVPVNLAYDIAKEIANSLNMLAENQKVKEAM, from the coding sequence ATGTATACAAGTATAGAGCTTTTTGCTGGAGCCGGCGGATTGGCATTAGGAGTCGAAAAGGCGGGATTTAATACATTAGGTTTAATAGAATTTGATAAGGACGCAGCGGATACATTAAAGAAAAATAGACCAAACTGGAATGTTATAAATGACGATATTGCAAATATATCGTGTCTGGATTTGGAAAAGTATTTCTCTATTAAAAAGGGTGAGCTAGATCTCCTTTCAGGTGGTGCACCTTGTCAGGCATTTTCATATGCTGGAAAAAGGCTTGGGCTTGAAGATGCAAGAGGAACATTATTTTATCACTATGCATTGTTCCTTGAAAAATTGCAGCCTAAAATGTTCCTGTTTGAGAATGTTCGAGGATTGCTTACACATGATCATGGAAAGACTTATTCAACAATGCTTGATATTTTTACAAGATCTGGTTATACCATTGACAAACAAGTATTAAATGCATGGAATTATGGCGTACCGCAGAAAAGGGAACGACTTATTACTATAGGAATTCGCAATGATTTGGTAGGAAAGACTGAATACAGATTTCCGAAAGCACATAGTTATAAACCGGTTCTTAGAGATGTCCTTTTGGATTGTCCGGATGGTCCAGGGGTTCCGTATGGAGAAAAAAAGAGAAAGATTTTTGAATTAGTTCCAGCTGGTGGATATTGGAGAGATATAGATCCAGCAATTGCCAAGGAATATATGAAGAGTTGTTGGGATATGGAAGGCGGAAGAACCGGAATTCTGAGAAGAATGAGCCTGGATGAGCCGTCTTTAACTGTATTAACATCTCCATCCCAAAAGCAAACAGAAAGATGTCATCCATTGGAAGCAAGACCTTTCACGGTTAGAGAAAATGCAAGATGTCAGACATTTCCAGATGATTGGGAGTTTTGCGGAAATGTTTCGGCTCAATATAAACAGGTAGGAAATGCTGTCCCGGTTAATTTAGCATATGATATTGCAAAAGAAATCGCAAATTCGCTAAATATGCTTGCGGAAAATCAGAAAGTAAAGGAGGCAATGTAA
- a CDS encoding helix-turn-helix domain-containing protein, protein MAVTNNIREIREQRGIYQDDLAAAIGYSAKTVGRIEHGDSTPSAEFMLRISKYFNMLVEDVFHAED, encoded by the coding sequence ATGGCGGTTACCAATAATATCAGAGAAATCCGGGAACAGCGTGGCATTTACCAGGATGACCTTGCCGCTGCTATTGGATACAGCGCCAAAACTGTCGGCAGGATAGAACATGGGGACAGCACCCCATCTGCCGAATTTATGCTGCGGATATCAAAGTACTTTAATATGCTGGTGGAAGATGTATTCCATGCAGAGGATTGA
- a CDS encoding toll/interleukin-1 receptor domain-containing protein — translation MEILGRVNVYLDLLRNENARLSNEIFNLVRLNERILRDVEPLFLRDNDLQNKDVLFQSALATVVEAGINLEEARNIPTYRKLLEELDNIAKSKVKTPNKFNSLIKALSGFNDNVIEELTKQRNYIFKDYSDNSFLDSGETGFDWNAYGDYLKANYKKEKQVFLSYAYEDKLYTIALFFYFQKKNIFLFVDWMNNGKEEKGIKLKYKLHSALAQSDHLLFLRTPNSELRIGGNYYIRPWCSWELGNFYDRLGSREKYYIDLYEHEKNDNMQLDGIKLLTGVRNEELEGVLV, via the coding sequence ATGGAAATATTAGGAAGAGTAAATGTGTATTTAGATTTATTGCGTAATGAGAATGCGCGATTGAGTAATGAAATTTTTAATTTAGTTCGCCTAAATGAAAGGATATTGAGAGATGTTGAACCTTTATTTTTGCGCGATAATGATTTGCAAAATAAGGATGTTTTATTTCAAAGTGCGTTGGCGACTGTTGTTGAAGCTGGTATCAATTTAGAGGAAGCAAGGAATATACCTACTTATAGAAAACTTCTTGAGGAATTGGATAATATTGCAAAGAGTAAAGTAAAAACGCCCAACAAATTCAATTCGCTAATAAAAGCGCTTAGTGGATTTAATGACAATGTAATAGAAGAATTGACAAAGCAAAGAAACTATATTTTTAAGGATTATAGTGACAATTCATTTTTGGATTCAGGAGAAACAGGGTTTGATTGGAATGCATATGGCGATTATCTAAAGGCGAATTATAAAAAAGAAAAACAAGTATTTTTATCATACGCATATGAAGATAAATTGTATACAATTGCTTTATTTTTCTATTTTCAAAAGAAAAATATTTTTTTGTTTGTTGATTGGATGAATAATGGAAAAGAAGAAAAAGGAATCAAGCTAAAATATAAATTGCATAGTGCATTAGCTCAATCAGATCATTTACTCTTTTTAAGAACTCCTAATAGTGAATTAAGGATAGGAGGAAATTATTATATAAGACCATGGTGCTCTTGGGAACTAGGTAATTTTTATGATAGATTGGGATCTAGAGAAAAATATTACATAGATTTATATGAGCATGAAAAAAATGATAATATGCAATTAGATGGAATAAAACTATTAACAGGTGTAAGAAATGAAGAATTGGAAGGTGTCTTGGTATAG